One bacterium genomic window, GACTGTGACCTGCTTGTCGGGAGCGGATCGATTGCCATGTAACATGGCATTGTTGACCAGCTCCGAGACCGAGATGGCAATATCGGCGATCACCGATTCCGGTGCGCCATAGCCGCGGAGCGTCCCTTCGATGAACAGGTCAACATCAGCGAGGTGCTCGGTGTTGGACGGTACGATGATGGTGTCGCCTGTGATGATTGGTTTTTGCATGCTCTGCCGACTCCAAAAAAACAGGCAGACATCTGCACGCCTACCTGTCTCGTATGATGAATGGTTACTTTTTCCTGCGGTTGATCACTTAAACGTCTTGATCGCTTCGTCGACGGTGTCGTAGGCTTCAAAGACCGACACCAGCTTGGTGATGGTCAGAAGCGATTGGATCTTGTCGGTCACGTTGGCAAGCTTGAGCATGCCATCGTTGTTGCGAAGCGTGGTATACCCGGAGATGAGGATACCCAGACCGGTGGAGTTCATCCAGTCGACCTGGGAGAGATCAACGACGACTCGTTTCATATCCTGTTTGATGTACTCGTAGAGCTTATCATGGAGCAGGCTGGCGTCCGGCCCCCCCATGATCTTCCCTTTAGGTTCGAGAACGACAACGCCGTCCTGGACACGGTCGGTCAATTTCATGGTAACAGTCTCCGATGCTGAATCATCATCATTTACGATCTGCCGGGGGAGGAGTTGCCGCCCATCGGCGTCCGAACTCGCCTGTGCGAGCTAAGTCTTTAATTAGCTTGTCATTGTGGGGGAAGTCAAGGGGAAAGATGGACCGAGTTAAGATGAAGCTGATAATGGAGGTATGGCAATCGGCAAAGGACGCTAAAGCAAAGCCAGGAACTGCTCTTCGTCCAGTATCGCAACCCCCAGCGATTTAGCATTCTCCAGCTTCGAACCGGCATCAGCACCACACAGCAGGTAGTCGGTCTTCTTGGAGACTGAACCGCTGACTTTGCCGCCGTTTTCTTCGATCATCTTC contains:
- a CDS encoding STAS domain-containing protein, yielding MKLTDRVQDGVVVLEPKGKIMGGPDASLLHDKLYEYIKQDMKRVVVDLSQVDWMNSTGLGILISGYTTLRNNDGMLKLANVTDKIQSLLTITKLVSVFEAYDTVDEAIKTFK
- a CDS encoding ATP-binding protein, encoding MQKPIITGDTIIVPSNTEHLADVDLFIEGTLRGYGAPESVIADIAISVSELVNNAMLHGNRSAPDKQVTVRISRENSSVRISVADQGDGFNPEVIENPIEDDNLLKEVGRGIFIVRALMDKVEISAEKTGTTIVITKAI